Proteins encoded together in one Rhipicephalus sanguineus isolate Rsan-2018 chromosome 9, BIME_Rsan_1.4, whole genome shotgun sequence window:
- the LOC119405875 gene encoding uncharacterized protein LOC119405875 codes for MSDEEGTSSSSTTNASELKLPHFWPKNPRVWFSQVEARFQVRRITSQESKYLHVVAALPPDIADAIDDVLASPPSEKAYDELKSTVLKHLEVSEQTRLQQLLSHEELGDKRPSQLLHRMRQMLGQKASEVRQQPLLRELFLQRLPQSTRMILAGSDDVALERLAQLADRITDCTEPSKMPIAAAGMFEHASRLGRLEDSVDLLAAAVENLALSNKHRPARHCSLSRARSPQHRGHSSEAEQSVG; via the coding sequence aTGTCAGACGAGGAAGGCACTTCAAGCTCATCCACAACCAATGCCTCAGAGTTAAAGCTTCCTCATTTCTGGCCCAAAAACCCCAGGGTGTGGTTCAGCCAAGTCGAGGCCCGCTTCCAGGTTCGACGCATCACATCGCAGGAGTCGAAATACCTTCACGTCGTTGCAGCACTGCCACCTGACATCGCCGACGCCATAGACGATGTGCTCGCCTCCCCTCCATCGGAGAAGGCCTACGACGAACTAAAAAGCACCGTCCTGAAACATCTTGAGGTGTCCGAACAGACTAGGCTGCAACAACTCCTGTCTCATGAAGAGCTCGGTGACAAGCGTCCCTCGCAACTTCTCCACCGAATGCGTCAGATGCTGGGCCAAAAAGCGTCAGAGGTGCGTCAACAGCCATTGCTTCGCGAGTTGTTTTTGCAGAGACTGCCACAGTCAACACGGATGATACTCGCTGGCTCGGACGACGTGGCTCTCGAGCGTCTGGCTCAACTCGCTGACCGCATCACCGACTGCACCGAGCCATCAAAAATGCCTATTGCTGCAGCGGGAATGTTCGAACATGCAAGCCGGTTAGGTCGCTTAGAGGACAGTGTCGACCTACTGGCTGCAGCAGTGGAAAACCTCGCCCTGTCCAACAAACACCGTCCTGCACGGCATTGTTCGTTGTCCCGTGCTCGAAGCCCGCAGCACCGCGGCCACTCAAGTGAGGCAGAGCAGAGCGTCGGCTGA